The Flavobacterium sp. 123 genome contains a region encoding:
- a CDS encoding cytochrome P450 — MSKINTDISTIQFSQNPYKVYEELRKTGNVHYLKSNNTWLIIGYNEITDILTNSAIYSSEGDSPFDPILLNCDPPEHTKNRKIIGGDKALFSPNRIEDLEQKNRQICRQILNSLVTKDEFDILKDFCLPFSSLVVLRLLGITTTENETLRNWSSEAVSSKAIFDTNYALEKWNELKPIVEEWIQIAIEKKDSEGLSEIIFHKNSKDNFSYDNILNLTKVLLLGGNETTPNLISSALLILFKTPSLFKQIIENTYLIPNLINETLRLEAPTQIIQRTNKEEVTIGNHTIPKNSSISLALGAANRDPEIFDLPNEFILDRKKGKILSFGYGPHYCIGAHLAKQEAQIALEELFNYFPEICLSPDFKSIYRNSSHIRGLEKMPVFSKKEGKYATLLQRKNAISLLEKGMNENFEFPTFEFYPNQNTSNKDWHITYPSPFIHSNILYSLMNSSVINENLIKKGTLFLLNSAEKGDVFRFWKLENSLNKVPPDIDDTALCSFILEKQGHKLNNKKTLLKNIKNDGRLLTWILPSWNLFIVNPYLCLKLLFEKKAVANTIKSGMLHQTDTEVGVAVNALLYLGENKNTKKAIEYCITVWENDKDKHHFYEHKIVIAYHFARAYKEGITTFNKVSNTIEKLIQKEKDTYCFAELILSYLCLKYFKTNDSLKNEIKALIIKNCKTNLTLFENYPYFTSKDRNYCAGSYCLTASWFLEATEDWTDE; from the coding sequence ATGTCAAAAATAAATACCGATATATCAACCATTCAATTTTCGCAAAACCCATATAAAGTATATGAGGAGTTGAGAAAAACTGGCAATGTTCATTATTTAAAATCCAATAATACTTGGCTTATTATTGGCTACAATGAAATCACAGATATTCTGACCAATAGCGCAATCTATTCCTCAGAAGGAGACTCTCCTTTTGACCCCATTTTATTAAATTGCGATCCTCCGGAACATACCAAAAATCGAAAAATAATTGGTGGAGATAAAGCGCTGTTTTCTCCAAATCGGATAGAAGATCTAGAGCAAAAAAACAGACAAATTTGCAGACAGATTTTAAACTCTTTAGTTACAAAAGACGAATTCGACATTCTTAAAGATTTTTGCCTTCCATTTTCTTCTTTAGTTGTCTTAAGGCTTTTAGGAATAACAACCACTGAAAATGAAACACTAAGAAATTGGTCTAGCGAAGCTGTTTCAAGCAAAGCAATTTTCGACACTAATTACGCCCTTGAAAAATGGAACGAATTAAAACCTATTGTTGAGGAGTGGATTCAAATAGCCATAGAAAAAAAGGATTCAGAAGGACTTTCAGAAATAATTTTTCATAAAAATTCGAAAGACAATTTTTCTTATGATAATATTTTAAATTTAACAAAAGTATTGCTTTTGGGAGGTAATGAAACTACTCCCAATTTAATCTCATCTGCACTTTTAATTTTATTTAAAACACCATCCCTTTTCAAACAAATAATTGAAAACACTTATCTAATTCCAAACCTCATCAATGAAACGCTTAGATTAGAAGCGCCAACACAAATTATCCAAAGAACAAATAAAGAAGAAGTTACAATAGGCAATCATACAATACCGAAAAATTCATCCATAAGCTTAGCTTTGGGAGCAGCAAATCGCGACCCCGAAATATTTGATTTGCCCAATGAGTTTATTTTAGATCGAAAAAAAGGAAAAATACTTTCTTTTGGATATGGACCTCATTATTGTATTGGTGCACATTTAGCAAAACAAGAAGCACAAATAGCTTTAGAAGAGCTGTTTAACTATTTTCCTGAAATTTGTTTATCCCCAGATTTCAAATCAATTTATCGCAATTCGAGCCACATAAGAGGTCTAGAAAAAATGCCCGTTTTTTCTAAAAAAGAAGGCAAATACGCTACATTGTTGCAAAGAAAAAACGCTATTTCATTACTCGAAAAAGGAATGAATGAAAATTTTGAATTTCCAACTTTTGAATTTTACCCAAATCAAAACACGTCCAATAAAGATTGGCACATAACATACCCTTCCCCATTTATCCACTCAAACATACTTTATTCCTTAATGAATAGTAGTGTAATTAATGAGAATTTAATAAAAAAAGGAACTCTTTTTTTATTAAATTCAGCAGAAAAAGGGGATGTTTTTAGATTTTGGAAATTAGAAAATTCACTCAATAAAGTTCCCCCAGATATTGATGACACAGCGTTATGTTCCTTTATTTTAGAAAAACAAGGACATAAACTAAACAATAAAAAAACACTATTAAAAAATATAAAAAATGATGGTAGACTATTGACTTGGATTCTCCCAAGTTGGAATTTGTTTATAGTTAATCCATACTTATGCCTAAAATTACTTTTCGAAAAAAAGGCAGTTGCAAATACAATAAAATCTGGAATGTTACATCAAACGGATACTGAGGTTGGTGTAGCGGTAAATGCTTTACTGTATCTGGGCGAGAATAAAAACACAAAAAAAGCCATTGAATATTGTATTACAGTTTGGGAAAATGATAAGGACAAACATCACTTTTACGAACATAAAATTGTTATAGCATACCACTTTGCTAGAGCGTATAAAGAGGGAATTACAACTTTCAATAAGGTTTCAAATACTATTGAAAAACTCATACAAAAGGAAAAAGACACGTATTGTTTTGCTGAGTTAATACTTTCTTATTTATGCTTAAAATATTTCAAAACGAATGATTCTTTAAAAAATGAAATTAAGGCACTGATTATAAAAAATTGTAAAACGAATCTAACTCTTTTTGAAAACTACCCCTACTTTACTTCAAAAGACAGAAATTATTGCGCGGGTTCTTATTGTTTAACTGCAAGTTGGTTTCTTGAAGCCACTGAAGACTGGACGGATGAATAA
- a CDS encoding SDR family NAD(P)-dependent oxidoreductase, whose amino-acid sequence MATLEEKKFMANNLKQVVIITGANSMIGKALVLKFANENWKIHATVRSKSNKDLIQGQNIVYHEMDLENQKSIHKTVDAILKSESKIDALINNAGFVLSGPFECSSDEQIRRQMEVNFFGTVFMIKALLPKLKTQKNSSIINMSSLCGLVTFPMLSMYHASKWALEGFSESLMFELESFEIRVKLIEPGGVKENDYASNVEFASIEKPEYKALLDKVHKTNWFPSFSEPNYIAQEVYNAALDKTSKLRYKIGSDCMLFLDERNNGFKDESYLKSIKKRISGEI is encoded by the coding sequence ATGGCAACACTAGAAGAAAAAAAATTTATGGCGAATAATTTAAAACAAGTTGTAATAATTACTGGCGCAAATTCCATGATTGGAAAAGCACTTGTATTAAAATTTGCAAATGAAAACTGGAAAATTCATGCCACAGTTCGCTCAAAATCAAATAAGGATTTGATTCAAGGGCAAAATATTGTTTATCATGAAATGGACCTCGAAAATCAAAAATCAATTCACAAAACAGTTGATGCAATCCTCAAATCAGAATCTAAGATTGATGCATTGATAAACAATGCCGGTTTTGTTCTTTCTGGCCCTTTTGAATGTTCGTCTGACGAACAAATTAGAAGACAAATGGAAGTGAATTTTTTCGGAACCGTTTTTATGATAAAAGCGCTATTGCCAAAGCTTAAGACACAAAAAAACAGCTCAATTATAAACATGTCTTCTCTTTGTGGGCTAGTAACTTTTCCAATGTTATCAATGTACCATGCTTCTAAATGGGCATTAGAAGGATTTTCAGAATCCTTGATGTTTGAATTAGAATCTTTTGAAATTCGAGTAAAATTAATAGAACCTGGTGGTGTTAAAGAGAATGATTACGCTTCAAATGTCGAATTTGCTTCAATCGAAAAACCTGAATACAAAGCCTTGCTAGATAAAGTGCATAAAACCAATTGGTTTCCCTCCTTTTCTGAACCAAATTACATTGCTCAAGAAGTGTATAATGCTGCTCTGGACAAAACATCAAAGTTGCGTTATAAAATAGGTTCTGATTGCATGCTTTTTTTAGACGAAAGAAACAATGGCTTTAAGGACGAATCCTATTTAAAAAGTATAAAAAAACGAATATCTGGCGAAATATAA
- a CDS encoding phytanoyl-CoA dioxygenase family protein — protein MERPIFKNKTHNKAYLENGFIIEKLLSKEIVQTTLNQLLDLKPDDNYAPQRTGVSNYHCTFLDTNEEYKRATNKLFKKLFNPIIEEIFNNYHVWNANFYVKPPGAGKFEIHQNWTHVKEEKTTSFTIWCPLVDTTTDNGTIMLVKGSHKILPDIATMDVPYYFKNFEEVLVSDYLEPIPCKAGECVIFEDGVIHFSDINKSNAPRYALQILIGPKESNPVYYYHDSQKPELGFEVFEINDDFFMKNSYLTFKNRPDFQKSIGFIENQNKLISEEEFKTALANGNTRRKKIYGE, from the coding sequence ATGGAAAGACCTATTTTTAAAAATAAAACGCATAACAAGGCCTATCTTGAAAATGGATTTATAATTGAAAAATTATTATCAAAAGAAATCGTTCAAACCACTTTAAATCAACTATTAGATTTAAAACCAGATGACAATTATGCTCCACAGAGAACTGGAGTATCAAATTACCATTGTACTTTTTTAGATACGAATGAAGAATACAAAAGAGCTACAAACAAATTATTTAAAAAACTTTTCAACCCAATAATAGAGGAGATTTTTAATAATTATCATGTTTGGAATGCTAATTTTTATGTAAAACCACCTGGAGCAGGAAAGTTTGAAATCCATCAAAACTGGACTCATGTCAAAGAAGAAAAAACTACTTCATTCACCATTTGGTGTCCATTAGTAGATACAACAACAGATAATGGAACAATTATGTTAGTAAAAGGAAGCCATAAAATCCTTCCAGATATTGCAACCATGGATGTTCCCTATTATTTTAAAAACTTTGAAGAAGTATTAGTTTCAGATTACTTAGAACCAATTCCTTGTAAAGCAGGAGAATGTGTGATTTTTGAAGATGGAGTTATTCATTTTTCAGACATCAATAAATCAAATGCTCCTCGTTATGCGTTGCAAATCCTTATTGGTCCAAAAGAGTCCAATCCTGTATATTATTACCATGATTCTCAAAAGCCTGAATTAGGGTTTGAAGTCTTTGAAATCAATGATGATTTCTTTATGAAAAACAGCTATTTAACCTTTAAAAACCGACCAGATTTTCAAAAATCTATAGGATTTATTGAAAACCAAAATAAATTGATTTCTGAAGAAGAATTCAAAACAGCGTTAGCGAATGGCAACACTAGAAGAAAAAAAATTTATGGCGAATAA
- a CDS encoding class I SAM-dependent methyltransferase produces the protein MVDTNKDENQIRTKNMYSELETRITNSNANCYYLNLGYWKNTNLTKVACEQMIDQVILFAPIKENQIILDVGFGYGDQDIFLAKKIPNITIHGLNIIDNQVKKAQEKVIENELSEQIFLEKGDATALKYKDNIFDTIIAIESAFQFNTREKFFEEAYRTLKKNGILCLADCLPNSETEKSDLEIRSERIGIPIKNQYGITTYIEILKKIGFNSIAYIDISENVIPYSATEISNKNGWRTETTVNLPKESNVLDNLIQNFNESTTIEKYYLIKAVK, from the coding sequence ATGGTAGATACAAACAAAGATGAAAATCAAATTAGAACAAAGAATATGTATTCTGAATTAGAAACCAGAATAACAAATTCTAATGCAAATTGCTATTATCTAAATCTAGGCTATTGGAAAAACACAAATCTAACAAAAGTAGCTTGTGAACAAATGATTGATCAAGTAATACTATTTGCTCCTATTAAAGAGAACCAAATTATATTGGATGTAGGTTTTGGATACGGGGATCAAGATATTTTTCTTGCCAAAAAAATACCTAATATAACAATTCATGGATTAAACATAATTGACAATCAGGTTAAAAAAGCACAAGAAAAGGTCATAGAAAACGAATTATCAGAACAAATTTTTTTAGAAAAAGGAGATGCTACCGCATTAAAATATAAAGACAATATTTTTGATACTATTATTGCAATAGAATCAGCATTTCAATTTAACACTAGAGAAAAATTTTTTGAAGAAGCATATAGAACACTAAAAAAAAATGGAATACTATGCCTGGCGGATTGTTTACCAAACTCCGAAACAGAAAAATCAGACCTTGAAATTAGATCTGAACGCATAGGGATTCCAATAAAAAATCAATATGGCATAACAACATACATAGAAATTCTTAAAAAAATAGGATTCAATTCCATTGCGTACATTGACATTTCTGAAAATGTTATTCCTTATAGTGCTACCGAAATCTCTAACAAAAACGGATGGAGAACTGAAACAACAGTTAATTTACCCAAAGAAAGTAATGTGCTTGACAATTTAATACAGAATTTCAACGAATCTACAACTATTGAGAAGTATTACTTAATAAAAGCAGTTAAATAA
- a CDS encoding ABC transporter ATP-binding protein, with amino-acid sequence MLNQPIVDNDGNNTKEFWALEDITFEIKKGESVGIIGTNGSGKSTLLKILAGVTKPTCGNATIKGRVASILDIGAGFHPELSGKENIFLNGQLLGFTKKEIAVKFDKIVDFSEIGKFINQPVKNYSSGMYLRLAFSIMANLDFDVYLLDEVMNVGDTNFQLKVKQFIKNKKNKTATFIFVSHDLNTLISNCEKFYLLDNGKIINNGKADVIENYLYNSLLKSNSSFPINKHVTNKNPLLKNDYLILKEIKVDTNQNDSIIEDKPIEFSCLIETIKPFKIDIAFGIENLLGNDICYISTLISNVESEDKTCQNEHILISAILPPYTIKKGAYILKLNIIMNEKNPLISQFKALQFNVKKSNKLNSEMIDQRPNTAIIHSEWTFKRHL; translated from the coding sequence ATTCTGAATCAACCGATAGTAGATAATGATGGAAATAACACAAAAGAATTTTGGGCACTTGAAGACATAACATTTGAAATTAAAAAAGGAGAATCTGTAGGTATTATTGGCACAAATGGAAGCGGAAAAAGCACTTTATTAAAAATTCTGGCTGGCGTAACCAAACCTACTTGCGGAAATGCAACTATAAAAGGACGAGTGGCTAGTATCCTTGATATTGGTGCAGGTTTTCACCCTGAGTTAAGTGGCAAAGAAAATATTTTTTTAAATGGACAATTATTAGGATTCACTAAAAAAGAAATTGCAGTAAAATTCGATAAGATTGTAGATTTTAGTGAAATTGGAAAATTCATTAATCAGCCGGTAAAAAACTATTCTAGTGGAATGTACTTGCGTTTGGCTTTTAGCATCATGGCCAATTTAGATTTTGATGTATATCTTTTAGATGAAGTAATGAATGTGGGAGATACAAATTTTCAACTAAAAGTAAAACAGTTTATTAAAAATAAGAAAAACAAAACAGCAACGTTCATTTTTGTTTCTCATGACTTAAATACTTTGATATCTAACTGCGAAAAATTTTATCTGCTTGATAATGGAAAAATTATTAATAACGGAAAAGCTGATGTAATTGAAAATTACCTATATAATTCTCTTTTAAAGTCGAACAGCAGTTTCCCTATAAATAAACATGTTACCAACAAAAACCCTTTGTTGAAAAATGATTATTTAATTCTAAAGGAAATTAAAGTTGATACAAATCAAAATGATTCTATAATAGAAGATAAGCCTATAGAATTTAGTTGTTTGATAGAAACTATAAAACCATTTAAAATTGACATTGCTTTTGGTATCGAAAATTTATTAGGAAACGATATTTGCTATATTTCGACACTGATTAGCAATGTTGAATCAGAGGACAAAACCTGCCAAAATGAACATATATTAATTTCAGCTATATTACCACCTTATACAATAAAAAAAGGGGCTTATATTTTAAAATTAAACATTATAATGAATGAAAAAAATCCTTTAATAAGTCAGTTTAAAGCATTACAATTTAATGTAAAAAAAAGTAATAAATTAAATTCTGAAATGATAGACCAAAGACCTAACACTGCAATAATTCATAGTGAATGGACTTTCAAAAGACATCTCTAA
- a CDS encoding ABC transporter permease: MKSKKKEITIEINASPDSISNYLKKIWEYKSLIWVFAKRDLKVKYAQTFIGITWSIIHPLTTLLIFSFLFGYLLNWKTNNLPYTVYLLSGLLGWNFFSYIVQAGIISIHESSHIIKKIYFPKTILPLSKIIIALVELGLNLLLLIPLILFFKLTISWKIIFIPFVLFFNALCGLTLVFWIASFAYRRRDLLHILPFIMYFGIWLTPVFFSPDLLPEKFSPLLDLNPMANVINLWRWMFFDTIPFNINWIISFFIVLFLALTGMFYYNNREYKFSDYV; encoded by the coding sequence ATGAAATCTAAAAAAAAAGAAATAACTATAGAAATAAACGCAAGCCCTGACAGTATTTCGAATTATTTAAAAAAAATATGGGAATACAAAAGCCTGATTTGGGTTTTTGCAAAAAGAGATTTGAAAGTTAAATACGCTCAAACTTTTATAGGTATTACATGGAGTATTATTCATCCTTTAACTACGCTACTTATATTTTCTTTTTTATTCGGATACCTTTTAAATTGGAAAACAAATAATCTTCCTTACACTGTTTATTTATTAAGTGGGCTTTTAGGATGGAATTTTTTTTCGTACATAGTTCAAGCAGGAATTATTAGCATTCACGAATCATCACATATAATAAAGAAGATATATTTTCCTAAAACTATACTTCCGTTATCTAAAATAATTATAGCTCTAGTGGAACTAGGACTAAATTTGTTACTATTAATTCCTTTGATTCTTTTTTTTAAACTTACAATATCATGGAAAATAATATTTATCCCTTTTGTTCTTTTTTTTAATGCATTATGTGGCTTAACTTTGGTTTTTTGGATTGCTTCATTTGCTTATAGAAGAAGAGACCTATTGCATATCCTTCCATTTATTATGTATTTTGGCATTTGGCTTACACCCGTATTTTTTAGCCCTGATTTACTACCCGAAAAATTCAGCCCTTTATTAGACCTAAACCCAATGGCTAATGTGATAAACTTGTGGAGATGGATGTTTTTTGACACAATTCCTTTTAACATAAATTGGATTATTTCGTTTTTTATTGTTCTATTTCTTGCCTTGACAGGAATGTTTTATTACAACAACAGAGAATATAAATTTAGTGATTATGTGTGA
- a CDS encoding lipopolysaccharide assembly protein LapB, whose translation MKDYTLILSLLTLIVFSNSILNGYNYDDVLVTQNQPLTADGSLSSIVKIFEGSYYKDATGHSFGYRPMVLLSFAIEHSLFSESPLVSHTINVLLYLVSVLLLFNLLCNFFGENKILIAFLASLLFIVHPVHSEVVASIKNRDEILAFFFAMLSGLMIFKYLKKESWYFLLLSFLFFAAGMLSKKSIYPLVVIYPFAILLLKTISRKNLLLVVLSLVIPGALIGSDFEISKLMLLIALPVLAVALFYLFYSSQEFKSNGNQNQFWVKESLLFIISWFFVGLALYKNNFGFVFLAILPLFISKLEVKKSIFQLMLQLLVIGFVLKINNCFLITLFTGAAYTFYSISNKKIDFLNSTILLVSIIGLFYLGMSFKKMFLIVYVLLFFYVSFRSTKLSLLFSATNFIVSLFYFQIGIFQISLLVFSLIIHFNYLKKYFLSYWRTGILLSVFSSLIFIGFELNYQSSIIKSLTKSSGGDVENIQEYLKKLPSKSEISEGRRLEYMENTLVAPHSINEKIATGIVVLGDYARLMVFPNELSFYYGYSKIKTSNFNDYRVWSYLLIYILLFFLAIYQINKRPIISFGIGWYFLSILLFSNWVELVAGMVGERLAFTASAGFCVFIAAIVYELKPSLDLFKPKKIEFAVLAVLLLFSVKTFSRNSQWESPIKLMSHDIVHLENSAQANNMLALSLMSESLTNTTLSNEARMEYQKKAINYFSKAIVIYPYFFNYHFDLGRSYVMQKDFVNAKKAFFEAYKLQPENLLSLDELTKRSFDLKDKEETVKYGNLYLKINPYNESIHELVAYICLLNKDFISTKKYAERGLSYFPANENFKHMIIDSSH comes from the coding sequence TTGAAGGATTATACTTTAATATTATCCCTTCTTACATTAATTGTTTTTTCTAATTCAATCCTTAACGGTTATAATTATGATGATGTTTTAGTCACTCAAAACCAACCGTTGACCGCTGATGGAAGCCTTTCTTCTATTGTCAAAATCTTTGAAGGTTCCTATTATAAGGATGCTACTGGGCATTCTTTTGGTTATAGACCTATGGTTTTGCTTTCATTTGCAATAGAGCATAGTTTGTTTTCAGAGAGTCCACTAGTGAGTCACACCATCAATGTTTTATTGTATTTAGTCTCTGTATTACTGCTTTTTAATTTGTTGTGTAATTTTTTCGGAGAAAATAAAATTCTTATTGCTTTTTTAGCTTCCCTTTTATTTATTGTTCATCCAGTTCATAGTGAGGTTGTGGCAAGTATAAAAAATAGAGACGAAATATTAGCATTTTTCTTTGCGATGCTTTCAGGACTTATGATTTTTAAATATTTGAAAAAAGAGAGTTGGTATTTTCTTTTGTTATCATTTCTCTTTTTTGCTGCAGGTATGTTGTCTAAAAAAAGTATTTATCCTTTAGTTGTTATTTATCCGTTTGCAATTCTTTTGTTAAAAACAATTAGTAGAAAAAACCTTTTATTAGTTGTCTTGTCTTTAGTTATTCCTGGCGCTCTTATAGGTTCGGATTTTGAGATTTCAAAATTAATGTTATTGATAGCTCTTCCTGTTTTAGCAGTTGCTCTATTTTATTTATTTTATTCAAGTCAAGAGTTTAAGTCTAATGGAAATCAAAATCAATTTTGGGTCAAGGAATCATTGCTATTTATTATCTCTTGGTTTTTTGTGGGATTAGCACTTTATAAAAATAATTTTGGTTTTGTGTTCTTGGCAATTTTACCTTTATTTATTTCGAAATTAGAAGTTAAGAAAAGTATTTTTCAGCTAATGCTTCAGTTGTTAGTAATAGGTTTTGTTTTAAAAATTAATAATTGTTTTTTAATTACTCTTTTTACAGGAGCTGCTTATACTTTTTATTCTATTTCAAATAAAAAAATAGATTTTTTAAATAGTACAATTTTGCTAGTTTCAATTATTGGTCTGTTCTATTTAGGGATGTCTTTTAAAAAAATGTTTTTAATAGTTTATGTACTGCTGTTTTTTTATGTTTCTTTCAGAAGCACAAAGCTTAGTTTATTATTCTCAGCAACTAATTTTATAGTTAGTTTGTTTTATTTTCAAATAGGTATATTTCAAATATCATTATTGGTATTTTCATTAATTATTCATTTTAATTATTTAAAAAAGTATTTTCTCTCTTACTGGAGAACGGGAATTCTTTTATCTGTTTTTTCTTCTTTGATTTTTATAGGTTTTGAATTGAATTATCAAAGTAGCATTATAAAATCACTGACAAAATCTTCAGGAGGTGATGTTGAAAATATTCAGGAATATCTCAAAAAACTACCTTCTAAATCGGAAATTTCTGAAGGTAGAAGATTAGAATATATGGAAAACACCTTGGTAGCTCCTCATTCAATAAATGAAAAAATAGCTACAGGAATAGTTGTTTTAGGTGATTATGCAAGATTGATGGTTTTTCCTAATGAACTGTCTTTCTATTATGGGTATTCTAAAATTAAGACTTCAAATTTCAATGATTACAGAGTTTGGTCTTATCTGTTAATTTATATTTTGCTATTCTTCTTAGCTATTTATCAGATTAACAAAAGGCCAATTATAAGTTTTGGAATTGGATGGTATTTTTTATCAATATTATTATTTAGTAATTGGGTAGAATTAGTTGCCGGAATGGTAGGCGAAAGGCTTGCTTTTACGGCATCTGCTGGTTTTTGTGTTTTCATTGCTGCTATTGTTTATGAATTAAAACCGAGTTTAGATTTGTTTAAACCCAAAAAAATAGAGTTTGCAGTTTTGGCTGTTTTGCTTTTATTTTCTGTTAAAACTTTCTCCAGAAATAGTCAATGGGAAAGTCCTATTAAATTAATGAGTCATGATATTGTGCATCTTGAGAATTCTGCACAAGCCAATAATATGTTGGCTTTAAGTTTAATGAGCGAATCGCTTACTAATACTACGCTTTCAAATGAAGCACGAATGGAGTATCAAAAGAAAGCTATTAATTATTTTTCTAAAGCAATTGTGATTTACCCTTATTTTTTCAATTATCATTTTGATTTAGGACGTTCCTATGTGATGCAAAAAGATTTTGTGAATGCCAAAAAAGCATTTTTTGAGGCGTATAAATTACAACCTGAAAATTTACTTTCCTTAGATGAATTGACTAAAAGAAGTTTTGATTTGAAGGACAAAGAGGAGACCGTTAAATATGGTAATCTTTATTTGAAAATCAATCCATATAATGAAAGTATTCATGAATTAGTAGCTTATATCTGTCTTTTGAATAAAGATTTTATCAGTACTAAAAAATATGCAGAAAGAGGTTTGTCCTATTTTCCCGCTAATGAAAATTTTAAACACATGATTATAGATTCTTCCCATTAA